From a region of the Sesamum indicum cultivar Zhongzhi No. 13 linkage group LG3, S_indicum_v1.0, whole genome shotgun sequence genome:
- the LOC105157910 gene encoding 60S ribosomal protein L7-4 isoform X1 — protein MFGVEMAEKGGPIVPESVLKKQKRSEEWALAKKQELAALKEKKAANRKLIYSRAKQYAKEYEEQDKELIQLKREARLKGGFYVNPEAKLLFIVRIRGINAMHPRTKKILQLLRLRQIFNGVFLKVNKATMNMLHRVEPYVTYGYPNLKSVRELIYKRGYGKVNKQRTALTDNAIIEQTLGKHGIICVEDLIHEIMTVGPHFKEANNFLWPFQLKAPLGGLKKKRNHYVEGGDAGNREDYINELIRRMN, from the exons ATGTTTGGTGTAGAGATGGCTGAGAAGGGAGGACCGATTGTTCCAGAGTCTGTGTtgaagaaacagaaaagaagCGAGGAATGGGCTTTGGCCAAAAAGCAGGAGCTTGCTGCTTTGAAGGAGAAGAAGGCTGCAAACAGGAAGCTGATTTACAGCAGAGCTAAGCAATATGCAAAGGAGTACGAGGAGCAG GATAAGGAGCTGATTCAGTTGAAGCGTGAGGCAAGGCTGAAAGGAGGATTTTATGTCAACCCTGAAGCTAAGCTGCTTTTCATCGTTCGTATTCGCGG TATAAATGCCATGCACCCAAGGACAAAGAAGATTTTGCAGCTGCTGCGTCTTCGGCAG ATTTTTAATGGCGTGTTCCTAAAAGTTAACAAGGCAACGATGAATATGTTACATAGGGTTGAGCCATATGTGACTTATGG GTACCCCAACCTGAAGAGTGTTAGAGAATTGATATACAAGAGGGGTTATGGCAAGGTCAATAAGCAGCGTACCGCGTTGACAGACAATGCAATCATTGAACAG ACTCTTGGTAAACATGGTATTATCTGCGTGGAAGATCTTATACATGAGATCATGACTGTTGGACCTCATTTTAAAGAGGCTAACAACTTTCTCTGGCCGTTCCAACTTAAAGCACCATTAGGTGgtctgaagaagaagagaaatcaTTATGTTGAAGGAGGAGATGCTGGAAACCGTGAAGACTACATCAATGAACTTATTAGAAGAATGAACTAG
- the LOC105157910 gene encoding 60S ribosomal protein L7-4 isoform X2, whose translation MAEKGGPIVPESVLKKQKRSEEWALAKKQELAALKEKKAANRKLIYSRAKQYAKEYEEQDKELIQLKREARLKGGFYVNPEAKLLFIVRIRGINAMHPRTKKILQLLRLRQIFNGVFLKVNKATMNMLHRVEPYVTYGYPNLKSVRELIYKRGYGKVNKQRTALTDNAIIEQTLGKHGIICVEDLIHEIMTVGPHFKEANNFLWPFQLKAPLGGLKKKRNHYVEGGDAGNREDYINELIRRMN comes from the exons ATGGCTGAGAAGGGAGGACCGATTGTTCCAGAGTCTGTGTtgaagaaacagaaaagaagCGAGGAATGGGCTTTGGCCAAAAAGCAGGAGCTTGCTGCTTTGAAGGAGAAGAAGGCTGCAAACAGGAAGCTGATTTACAGCAGAGCTAAGCAATATGCAAAGGAGTACGAGGAGCAG GATAAGGAGCTGATTCAGTTGAAGCGTGAGGCAAGGCTGAAAGGAGGATTTTATGTCAACCCTGAAGCTAAGCTGCTTTTCATCGTTCGTATTCGCGG TATAAATGCCATGCACCCAAGGACAAAGAAGATTTTGCAGCTGCTGCGTCTTCGGCAG ATTTTTAATGGCGTGTTCCTAAAAGTTAACAAGGCAACGATGAATATGTTACATAGGGTTGAGCCATATGTGACTTATGG GTACCCCAACCTGAAGAGTGTTAGAGAATTGATATACAAGAGGGGTTATGGCAAGGTCAATAAGCAGCGTACCGCGTTGACAGACAATGCAATCATTGAACAG ACTCTTGGTAAACATGGTATTATCTGCGTGGAAGATCTTATACATGAGATCATGACTGTTGGACCTCATTTTAAAGAGGCTAACAACTTTCTCTGGCCGTTCCAACTTAAAGCACCATTAGGTGgtctgaagaagaagagaaatcaTTATGTTGAAGGAGGAGATGCTGGAAACCGTGAAGACTACATCAATGAACTTATTAGAAGAATGAACTAG
- the LOC105157912 gene encoding metal tolerance protein C4 isoform X1: MRTSRLLSRLRHDHYHYSPFSCFIPQIHISYPSTDPENPNLQENKFINHPRLLLYDISIPPRFAQRLGFASFRNFLAANSSPRAVRLSNLILPSSSYHQQLHFARGLLTRAKKINKIEVDDHGQRAVTTALWCNFLVFSLKFGVWLSTSSHVMLAEVVHSVADFANQALLAYGLSSSRRAPDALHPYGYSKERFVWSLISAVGIFCLGSGATIVHGVQNLWTCQPPEHIEYAALVIGGSFVIEGASLFVAVNAVRKGAAAEGMKVRDYVWRGHDPTAVAVMTEDGAAVTGLAIAAASLVAVKTTGNAIYDPIGSIIVGNLLGMVAIFLIQRNRHALIGRAIDDNDMERVLHFLKNDPVVDAVYDCKSEVIGPGFFRFKAEIDFNGVVLVQNYLSRTGREEWAKQFREAAKEKDNSALLKVMANYGEEVVTALGSEVDRLEKEIQEIIPGIRHVDIEAHNPIVPSP; encoded by the exons ATGCGTACGTCTCGCCTTCTCTCTCGCCTTCGCCACGACCACTATCACTACTCTCCATTCAGCTGCTTCATTCCTCAAATTCACATCTCCTACCCTTCAACCGACCCGGAGAACCCCAATTTAcaggaaaataaattcattaatcaTCCAAGATTACTTCTCTACGATATTTCTATTCCTCCTCGGTTCGCTCAACGCCTGGGTTTCGCATCATTTAGGAATTTCTTAGCGGCGAATTCTTCGCCCCGAGCTGTTCGTCTGTCAAACTTGATTTTACCTAGTTCTAGTTACCACCAACAGCTCCATTTCGCACGAG GTCTTCTTACAAGAGCTAAAAAGATTAACAAGATTGAAGTGGATGATCATGG CCAGCGAGCAGTCACAACAGCATTATGGTGcaactttcttgttttttctctcaaatttGGGGTGTGGTTATCAACCTCAAGTCATGTAATGTTGGCTGAAGTTGTGCATTCAGTTGCAGATTTTGCGAACCAG GCTCTTCTTGCGTATGGTTTAAGCAGTTCACGACGTGCCCCAGATGCCCTCCACCC GTATGGTTATTCCAAGGAAAGATTTGTCTGGTCTTTGATTTCAGCTGTTGGTATCTTTTGTCTTGGTTCTGGTGCTACCATTGTCCATGGTGTTCAAAATTTGTGGACTTGTCAG CCTCCTGAACATATAGAGTATGCTGCTCTAGTGATTGGTGGCTCGTTCGTTATTGAAG GTGCCTCCCTTTTTGTTGCTGTCAATGCTGTTAGAAAAGGTGCTGCCGCAGAAGGGATGAAAGTGAGAGACTATGTCTGGCGTGGTCATGACCCAACAGCTGTTGCTGTCATGACAGAG GACGGTGCTGCTGTTACTGGCCTTGCCATTGCTGCTGCATCATTGGTGGCTGTGAAGACCACCGGAAATGCAATTTATGATCCTATTGGTTCAATTATTGTTGGAAACCTTTTGGGAATG GTTGCAATATTTCTGATTCAGAGGAACCGACATGCTTTGATTGGTAGAGCAATTGATGATAATGATATGGAAAGAGTTCTCCACTTTCTGAAAAATGACCCA GTTGTGGATGCTGTATATGATTGCAAAAGTGAGGTGATTGGACCAGGATTTTTCAGATTCAAGGCTGAAATAG ACTTCAATGGTGTGGTGCTGGTGCAGAACTATCTAAGCAGAACTGGACGTGAAGAGTGGGCTAAACAG TTTCGGGAGGCAGCCAAGGAGAAGGATAATTCTGCATTGCTCAAGGTCATGGCAAACTATG GTGAGGAGGTGGTCACAGCTCTTGGGAGTGAAGTTGATCGACTAGAAAAGGAGATACAGGAAATAATTCCCGGTATTAGGCATGTGGATATTGAAGCACACAATCCTATAGTTCCATCACCATAA
- the LOC105157912 gene encoding metal tolerance protein C4 isoform X2 — MRTSRLLSRLRHDHYHYSPFSCFIPQIHISYPSTDPENPNLQENKFINHPRLLLYDISIPPRFAQRLGFASFRNFLAANSSPRAVRLSNLILPSSSYHQQLHFARGLLTRAKKINKIEVDDHGQRAVTTALWCNFLVFSLKFGVWLSTSSHVMLAEVVHSVADFANQALLAYGLSSSRRAPDALHPYGYSKERFVWSLISAVGIFCLGSGATIVHGVQNLWTCQPPEHIEYAALVIGGSFVIEGASLFVAVNAVRKGAAAEGMKVRDYVWRGHDPTAVAVMTEDGAAVTGLAIAAASLVAVKTTGNAIYDPIGSIIVGNLLGMVAIFLIQRNRHALIGRAIDDNDMERVLHFLKNDPVVDAVYDCKSEVIGPGFFRFKAEIDFNGVVLVQNYLSRTGREEWAKQFREAAKEKDNSALLKVRRWSQLLGVKLID, encoded by the exons ATGCGTACGTCTCGCCTTCTCTCTCGCCTTCGCCACGACCACTATCACTACTCTCCATTCAGCTGCTTCATTCCTCAAATTCACATCTCCTACCCTTCAACCGACCCGGAGAACCCCAATTTAcaggaaaataaattcattaatcaTCCAAGATTACTTCTCTACGATATTTCTATTCCTCCTCGGTTCGCTCAACGCCTGGGTTTCGCATCATTTAGGAATTTCTTAGCGGCGAATTCTTCGCCCCGAGCTGTTCGTCTGTCAAACTTGATTTTACCTAGTTCTAGTTACCACCAACAGCTCCATTTCGCACGAG GTCTTCTTACAAGAGCTAAAAAGATTAACAAGATTGAAGTGGATGATCATGG CCAGCGAGCAGTCACAACAGCATTATGGTGcaactttcttgttttttctctcaaatttGGGGTGTGGTTATCAACCTCAAGTCATGTAATGTTGGCTGAAGTTGTGCATTCAGTTGCAGATTTTGCGAACCAG GCTCTTCTTGCGTATGGTTTAAGCAGTTCACGACGTGCCCCAGATGCCCTCCACCC GTATGGTTATTCCAAGGAAAGATTTGTCTGGTCTTTGATTTCAGCTGTTGGTATCTTTTGTCTTGGTTCTGGTGCTACCATTGTCCATGGTGTTCAAAATTTGTGGACTTGTCAG CCTCCTGAACATATAGAGTATGCTGCTCTAGTGATTGGTGGCTCGTTCGTTATTGAAG GTGCCTCCCTTTTTGTTGCTGTCAATGCTGTTAGAAAAGGTGCTGCCGCAGAAGGGATGAAAGTGAGAGACTATGTCTGGCGTGGTCATGACCCAACAGCTGTTGCTGTCATGACAGAG GACGGTGCTGCTGTTACTGGCCTTGCCATTGCTGCTGCATCATTGGTGGCTGTGAAGACCACCGGAAATGCAATTTATGATCCTATTGGTTCAATTATTGTTGGAAACCTTTTGGGAATG GTTGCAATATTTCTGATTCAGAGGAACCGACATGCTTTGATTGGTAGAGCAATTGATGATAATGATATGGAAAGAGTTCTCCACTTTCTGAAAAATGACCCA GTTGTGGATGCTGTATATGATTGCAAAAGTGAGGTGATTGGACCAGGATTTTTCAGATTCAAGGCTGAAATAG ACTTCAATGGTGTGGTGCTGGTGCAGAACTATCTAAGCAGAACTGGACGTGAAGAGTGGGCTAAACAG TTTCGGGAGGCAGCCAAGGAGAAGGATAATTCTGCATTGCTCAAG GTGAGGAGGTGGTCACAGCTCTTGGGAGTGAAGTTGATCGACTAG
- the LOC105157913 gene encoding mannosyl-oligosaccharide 1,2-alpha-mannosidase MNS1 isoform X2: MARSRSSASRWRYVNPAYYLKRPKRLALLLILFVCATLVVWDRQTLVREHEEEVSKLNDEVTRLQSMLEEIKAAKSGAGKVNVIGKVSDASRNSDVLDDPIDIQRREKVKDAMIHAWSSYEKYAWGHDELQPQSKNGVDSFGGLGATLIDALDTLYIMGLDEQFQRAREWVAESLDFNKNYDASVFETTIRVVGGLLSAYDLSGDKVFLEKAKDIADRLLPAWDTPSGIPYNIINLAHGNPHNPGWTGGDSILADSGTEQLEFIALSQRTGDPKYQHKVENVILELNKTFPSDGLLPIYINPHRGTRSYSTITFGAMGDSFYEYLLKVWIQGNKTTAVKHYREMWETSMKGLLSLVRRTTPSSFAYLCEKIGNSLIDKMDELACFAPGMLALGSSGYAPDEAERFLSLAEELAWTCYNFYQSTPTKLAGENYFFNSGQDMSVGTSWNILRPETVESLFYLWRLTGNKTYQEWGWNIFQAFEKNSRIETGYVGLKDVSTGIKDNMMQSFFLAETLKYLYLLFSPSSVISLDEWVFNTEAHPIKIIPRKEGRFHDN; encoded by the exons ATGGCAAGGAGTAGATCGTCCGCCAGCAGGTGGAGATACGTAAATCCAGCCTATTATCTCAAGAGACCCAAGCGTTTAGCTCTCCTCTTAATACTATTTGTTTGCGCCACCTTAGTTGTTTGGGATCGCCAGACTCTAGTCCGCGAACACGAG GAAGAGGTATCTAAATTGAATGATGAGGTTACTCGGTTGCAAAGTATG CTTGAAGAAATAAAGGCTGCCAAAAGTGGTGCAGGAAAGGTAAATGTTATTGGCAAAGTCAGTGATGCAAGTAGGAATTCAGATGTTCTCGATGACCCAATTGACATTCAACGAAGAGAGAAAGTTAAAGATGCTATGATTCATGCATGGAgttcatatgaaaaatatgctTGGGGCCATGATGAACTCCAG CCCCAATCAAAAAATGGTGTTGATAGCTTTGGTGGTCTTGGAGCAACTTTAATCGATGCTCTTGACACACTATACATAATGGGATTGGACGAGCAATTCCAAAGGGCTAGAGA GTGGGTTGCAGAGTCCTTGGACTTTAACAAGAACTATGATGCAAGCGTTTTCGAGACAACCATAAG AGTTGTTGGTGGACTTCTCAGTGCATATGATCTCTCTGGAGATAAAGTTTTCCTGGAAAAAGCTAAAGATATTGCCGACAGACTGCTGCCTGCCTGGGATACTCCTTCTGGCATcccatataatattattaacttgGCACATGGGAATCCACATAACCCTGGGTGGACAGGG gGTGACAGCATCCTGGCAGATTCTGGCACTGAACAGCTGGAATTTATCGCCCTTTCCCAAAGGACTGGAGACCCCAAGTATCAGCATaag GTGGAAAACGTCATTTTAGAGCTTAATAAAACATTTCCTTCTGATGGTCTGCTGCCCATCTATATTAATCCCCACAGAGGGACAAGATCATATTCGACGATAACTTTTGGAGCTATGGGCGACAG CTTTTATGAGTACTTGCTTAAGGTCTGGATACAAGGAAACAAAACCACTGCAGTCAAGCATTATAG GGAAATGTGGGAGACATCAATGAAAGGCCTTCTAAGCTTGGTGCGGAGAACTACCCCGTCTTCTTTTGCCTATCTCTGTGAGAAGATTGGAAATTCTTTAATAGACAAG ATGGATGAACTGGCATGTTTTGCTCCAGGAATGTTAGCATTGGGGTCTAGTGGTTATGCTCCTGATGAAGCTGAGAGATTCTTATCTCTGGCTGAGGAG TTAGCTTGGACCTGCTATAACTTCTACCAGTCTACTCCAACAAAATTGGCTGGAGAGAACTACTTTTTTAATTCAGGACAG GATATGAGTGTTGGAACGTCGTGGAACATATTAAGGCCAGAGACAGTTGAGTCACTGTTTTACCTCTGGCGCTTGACTGGCAATAAGACATATCAAGAGTGGGGATGGAATATATTTCAAGCATTCGAGAAGAACTCACGCATAGAGACAGGATATGTTGGATTAAAGGAT GTTAGTACTGGCATAAAAGACAACATGATGCAGAGCTTTTTTCTGGCAGAGACGCTGAAGTATCTGTATCTTCTATTTTCACCTTCTTCTGTCATTTCACTCGATGAATGGGTTTTCAACACCGAAGCGCACCCtataaaaatcattcctaG GAAAGAAGGCAGGTTTCATGACAACTAG
- the LOC105157913 gene encoding mannosyl-oligosaccharide 1,2-alpha-mannosidase MNS1 isoform X1: protein MARSRSSASRWRYVNPAYYLKRPKRLALLLILFVCATLVVWDRQTLVREHEEEVSKLNDEVTRLQSMLEEIKAAKSGAGKVNVIGKVSDASRNSDVLDDPIDIQRREKVKDAMIHAWSSYEKYAWGHDELQPQSKNGVDSFGGLGATLIDALDTLYIMGLDEQFQRAREWVAESLDFNKNYDASVFETTIRVVGGLLSAYDLSGDKVFLEKAKDIADRLLPAWDTPSGIPYNIINLAHGNPHNPGWTGGDSILADSGTEQLEFIALSQRTGDPKYQHKVENVILELNKTFPSDGLLPIYINPHRGTRSYSTITFGAMGDSFYEYLLKVWIQGNKTTAVKHYREMWETSMKGLLSLVRRTTPSSFAYLCEKIGNSLIDKMDELACFAPGMLALGSSGYAPDEAERFLSLAEELAWTCYNFYQSTPTKLAGENYFFNSGQDMSVGTSWNILRPETVESLFYLWRLTGNKTYQEWGWNIFQAFEKNSRIETGYVGLKDVSTGIKDNMMQSFFLAETLKYLYLLFSPSSVISLDEWVFNTEAHPIKIIPRYDQVENSGFFDGKHTETRSRARKEGRFHDN from the exons ATGGCAAGGAGTAGATCGTCCGCCAGCAGGTGGAGATACGTAAATCCAGCCTATTATCTCAAGAGACCCAAGCGTTTAGCTCTCCTCTTAATACTATTTGTTTGCGCCACCTTAGTTGTTTGGGATCGCCAGACTCTAGTCCGCGAACACGAG GAAGAGGTATCTAAATTGAATGATGAGGTTACTCGGTTGCAAAGTATG CTTGAAGAAATAAAGGCTGCCAAAAGTGGTGCAGGAAAGGTAAATGTTATTGGCAAAGTCAGTGATGCAAGTAGGAATTCAGATGTTCTCGATGACCCAATTGACATTCAACGAAGAGAGAAAGTTAAAGATGCTATGATTCATGCATGGAgttcatatgaaaaatatgctTGGGGCCATGATGAACTCCAG CCCCAATCAAAAAATGGTGTTGATAGCTTTGGTGGTCTTGGAGCAACTTTAATCGATGCTCTTGACACACTATACATAATGGGATTGGACGAGCAATTCCAAAGGGCTAGAGA GTGGGTTGCAGAGTCCTTGGACTTTAACAAGAACTATGATGCAAGCGTTTTCGAGACAACCATAAG AGTTGTTGGTGGACTTCTCAGTGCATATGATCTCTCTGGAGATAAAGTTTTCCTGGAAAAAGCTAAAGATATTGCCGACAGACTGCTGCCTGCCTGGGATACTCCTTCTGGCATcccatataatattattaacttgGCACATGGGAATCCACATAACCCTGGGTGGACAGGG gGTGACAGCATCCTGGCAGATTCTGGCACTGAACAGCTGGAATTTATCGCCCTTTCCCAAAGGACTGGAGACCCCAAGTATCAGCATaag GTGGAAAACGTCATTTTAGAGCTTAATAAAACATTTCCTTCTGATGGTCTGCTGCCCATCTATATTAATCCCCACAGAGGGACAAGATCATATTCGACGATAACTTTTGGAGCTATGGGCGACAG CTTTTATGAGTACTTGCTTAAGGTCTGGATACAAGGAAACAAAACCACTGCAGTCAAGCATTATAG GGAAATGTGGGAGACATCAATGAAAGGCCTTCTAAGCTTGGTGCGGAGAACTACCCCGTCTTCTTTTGCCTATCTCTGTGAGAAGATTGGAAATTCTTTAATAGACAAG ATGGATGAACTGGCATGTTTTGCTCCAGGAATGTTAGCATTGGGGTCTAGTGGTTATGCTCCTGATGAAGCTGAGAGATTCTTATCTCTGGCTGAGGAG TTAGCTTGGACCTGCTATAACTTCTACCAGTCTACTCCAACAAAATTGGCTGGAGAGAACTACTTTTTTAATTCAGGACAG GATATGAGTGTTGGAACGTCGTGGAACATATTAAGGCCAGAGACAGTTGAGTCACTGTTTTACCTCTGGCGCTTGACTGGCAATAAGACATATCAAGAGTGGGGATGGAATATATTTCAAGCATTCGAGAAGAACTCACGCATAGAGACAGGATATGTTGGATTAAAGGAT GTTAGTACTGGCATAAAAGACAACATGATGCAGAGCTTTTTTCTGGCAGAGACGCTGAAGTATCTGTATCTTCTATTTTCACCTTCTTCTGTCATTTCACTCGATGAATGGGTTTTCAACACCGAAGCGCACCCtataaaaatcattcctaGGTATGACCAGGTGGAAAATTCTGGTTTCTTTGATGGAAAACATACTGAAACTCGGTCACGTGCCAGGAAAGAAGGCAGGTTTCATGACAACTAG
- the LOC105157914 gene encoding GATA transcription factor 28 (The sequence of the model RefSeq protein was modified relative to this genomic sequence to represent the inferred CDS: added 42 bases not found in genome assembly): MDGMHANEAGMMHYLQDQHHHGLHHHMSNGNAIDQDEHGENNNIGSSGGVNEVIDGDVAPDIGNQSDNHGQLIPQVGGTENNNQLTLSFQGQVYVFDSVSPEKVQAVLLLLGGREVPPNIPTVPVSASNNRGLSSTPQKFNVPQRLASLIRFREKRKERNFDKKIRYTVRKEVALRMQRNKGQFTSSKPNHDDSASAASSWDSNQSWGADGNGSQVQDISCRHCGISEKSTPMMRRGPEGPRTLCNACGLMWANKGTLRDLSKATTPLGANTLRNRNEENGNFEAEEMVLSAAGNGHDSS, encoded by the exons ATGGACGGAATGCATGCAAACGAAGCTGGAATGATGCATTACTTGCAAGATCAACATCATCATGGATTACATCACCATATGAGTAATGGAAATGCAATTGATCAAGATGAGCAtggtgaaaataataatattggcaGCAGCGGCGGGGTGAATGAAGTTATTGATGGTGATGTTGCACCTGATATAGGGAATCAATCGGATAACCATGGCCAACTGATACCGCAAGTTGGGGGCACTGAGAATAA TGATTCTGTCTCTCCTGAGAAG GTTCAAGCTGTACTTCTACTACTGGGAGGGCGTGAAGTGCCTCCTAACATTCCTACTGTTCCAGTATCTGCTTCCAATAACAGG GGCTTATCCAGTACCCCACAGAAGTTCAACGTTCCTCAGAGGTTGGCATCTCTTATAAGATTCCGTGAGAAGCGGAAGGAACGGAATTTTGACAAGAAAATACGTTATACTGTTCGTAAGGAAGTTGCTCTAAG GATGCAACGGAACAAAGGTCAATTTACATCCTCAAAGCCGAATCATGATGATTCTGCATCAGCAGCATCAAGTTGGGACTCAAATCAAAGCTGGGGAGCTGATGGCAATGGATCACAAGTTCAAGATATTTC CTGCCGGCACTGTGGTATCAGTGAGAAGTCCACTCCAATGATGCGCCGTGGGCCAGAAGGACCAAGGACCCTTTGCAATGCATGTGGACTTATGTGGGCAAATAAG GGAACTTTGAGGGACCTCTCAAAGGCTACAACGCCGCTGGGAGCCAATACTCTGCGTAATAGAAATGAGGAG AATGGAAATTTTGAAGCGGAAGAAATGGTATTGAGTGCTGCTGGAAATGGCCATGACTCGTCGTGA